A genomic segment from Nicotiana sylvestris chromosome 1, ASM39365v2, whole genome shotgun sequence encodes:
- the LOC104211162 gene encoding anthocyanidin 3-O-glucosyltransferase 5-like has product MTLVSREFNMPKYVFVPTNAWFTALAIYSAKVLDKEIEGQYVDHGNILMIPGCKPVRPDDVVDAMLDRNDEQYNEHVRLGIEYTLSDGILINTWEEAECDTLKGLTENERLKSVVKVQIYPIGPLRRNVEDKNMENWILKWLDKQPSESVLYVSFGSGGTLSSKQMIELAWGLKLSQQRFVWVVRPPCDGGADGSFFSSGQNPEQTAVDKSEKEEDNVKSSCSLCPAQHLPCDGTLDYLPEGFLTRTRDKGLVVQTWAQQVEILSHSAVGGFLTRFLSHCGWNSTIESLTNGIPMIAWQLYAEQRLNATMLTKELRVAVRPEFLPTKKVVGREEIEKMVRTIMQYPEGKGIRNKAKQLLISAENALRKGGSSYNSMCKVLKDIENKLVS; this is encoded by the exons ATGACGTTGGTTTCCAGAGAATTTAACATGCCAAAGTACGTATTTGTTCCAACTAATGCATGGTTCACTGCCTTGGCAATTTACAGTGCCAAGGTTCTTGATAAAGAAATAGAGGGTCAATATGTTGACCATGGAAATATCTTGATGATTCCTGGCTGTAAACCGGTTAGACCGGATGATGTTGTTGATGCAATGCTGGACCGGAATGATGAGCAATACAATGAGCACGTTAGGCTAGGAATTGAGTACACTTTATCTGATGGAATTTTAATTAATACATGGGAAGAAGCTGAGTGTGACACTTTGAAAGGGCTTACAGAAAATGAAAGGTTGAAAAGTGTTGTTAAAGTACAAATTTACCCTATAGGGCCTTTGAGGAGAAATGTTGAGGATAAAAATATGGAAAATTGGATTTTGAAATGGCTTGATAAGCAACCTTCAGAGTCAGTTTTGTATGTATCATTTGGAAGTGGTGGAACTCTATCTTCTAAGCAGATGATTGAGTTGGCTTGGGGTTTGAAATTAAGCCAGCAGAGGTTTGTTTGGGTGGTGCGTCCACCGTGTGATGGTGGGGCCGACGGAAGCTTTTTTAGTTCAGGACAAAATCCTGAACAGACTGCCGTTGATAAGTCGGAAAAAGAAGAGGATAATGTCAAGTCATCATGCTCCTTATGTCCAGCGCAACACTTACCTTGTGATGGGACACTAGATTACTTGCCTGAGGGCTTTTTGACACGTACACGAGACAAAGGATTGGTGGTTCAAACGTGGGCACAACAAGTAGAAATATTAAGTCACTCGGCAGTAGGTGGATTTTTGACAC GATTTTTGTCTCATTGTGGATGGAATTCGACAATAGAGAGCTTAACAAATGGCATTCCCATGATAGCCTGGCAACTCTACGCTGAGCAAAGACTTAATGCCACCATGTTGACGAAGGAACTCAGGGTGGCAGTTCGGCCGGAGTTTTTGCCGACAAAGAAAGTGGTGGGAAGGGAAGAGATAGAGAAAATGGTGAGAACAATAATGCAGTATCCAGAAGGGAAAGGAATAAGAAATAAGGCTAAACAACTTTTAATAAGCGCTGAGAATGCTTTAAGAAAAGGAGGATCTTCATACAATTCAATGTGCAAGGTCCTTAAAGACATTGAAAACAAACTAGTTTCTTAA